Proteins encoded within one genomic window of Misgurnus anguillicaudatus chromosome 18, ASM2758022v2, whole genome shotgun sequence:
- the lratd1 gene encoding protein LRATD1, translated as MGNQLDRITHLNYSELPTGDPSGIEKDELRVGVAYFFSDEEEELDDRSQSDSFKDNNSPSKDGPVALNEIEYSAFCCQECIYSKLRENEDLNVYSVKTLLTMCKPGDLLELVANAQPPHWAIFDGEDQVIHLYKGEIRKDSLFEISCGRQGRIVNNRYRYRPLPADLVMQNASGHLGLSSGEISWTNSESFAAWCRFGKREFKAGGEVHSVDQRYFLKVHLSESTAHTLMFRSLEEMIRERRRVDASGILSLVNGKE; from the coding sequence ATGGGAAACCAACTGGACCGGATCACCCACCTGAACTACAGCGAGCTACCCACCGGGGATCCATCTGGAATCGAGAAGGACGAGTTGCGTGTTGGCGTGGCGTATTTCTTTTCCGATGAGGAGGAAGAATTGGACGATAGATCCCAGTCGGATAGCTTTAAAGACAACAACAGTCCGAGCAAAGACGGTCCGGTTGCGCTCAATGAAATCGAGTACTCGGCGTTCTGCTGTCAGGAATGTATATACTCCAAACTGCGAGAAAACGAGGACCTGAATGTTTATTCGGTGAAAACTTTGTTAACCATGTGCAAACCCGGAGACCTACTGGAGTTAGTGGCCAACGCGCAACCACCGCACTGGGCGATATTTGATGGGGAGGACCAGGTTATACACCTATACAAAGGGGAGATCCGCAAAGACAGCTTGTTTGAGATCAGCTGTGGTCGGCAGGGCAGGATAGTAAACAATCGCTACCGGTACCGGCCGCTGCCCGCCGATTTGGTGATGCAGAACGCGAGCGGGCACCTGGGTCTCAGCAGCGGCGAGATTTCCTGGACGAACTCGGAAAGTTTCGCCGCCTGGTGCCGTTTTGGCAAACGGGAGTTTAAAGCGGGCGGGGAGGTGCACTCGGTCGACCAGCGGTACTTTTTGAAGGTGCACCTGTCCGAGAGCACCGCGCACACGCTCATGTTCCGCAGCTTGGAGGAGATGATACGGGAAAGACGGCGCGTGGACGCCAGTGGGATTCTGTCGCTGGTAAACGGGAAGGAATGA